The proteins below are encoded in one region of Microbacterium pygmaeum:
- a CDS encoding adenylate kinase: MFRIILMGPPGVGKGTQARLLSSTLSVPAISTGDMFRRQIRDQTALGRELQALIDTGEYVPDDITTAVLADRLAAADAQLGFILDGYPRTRAQIGDLDKLLSEASIGIDRVFVLAASRATLISRLTDRATTDGRSDDSPDVVLRRLQIYERETAPIVEEYGRRGLIVEISGEGAPERVAEDMMRAVGRI, from the coding sequence GTGTTCAGAATCATCTTGATGGGACCTCCGGGCGTCGGCAAAGGTACCCAGGCACGGCTGCTCTCTTCGACGCTATCGGTGCCCGCGATCAGCACAGGCGACATGTTCCGTCGCCAGATTAGAGACCAGACAGCGCTCGGACGGGAGCTTCAAGCTCTCATTGATACGGGCGAGTACGTTCCGGACGACATCACCACCGCTGTGCTCGCTGACCGATTAGCGGCCGCGGATGCTCAACTAGGGTTCATTCTCGATGGCTACCCGCGTACGCGCGCGCAGATAGGCGATCTCGACAAGCTTCTGTCAGAAGCTTCAATCGGAATTGACCGGGTATTTGTATTGGCGGCGAGCAGAGCCACACTCATTTCGCGTCTGACCGACCGGGCAACGACCGACGGGCGATCGGACGACAGTCCTGACGTCGTCTTACGCCGGTTGCAGATATACGAACGCGAGACCGCCCCAATCGTCGAGGAGTATGGCAGACGCGGGCTGATCGTCGAGATTAGTGGCGAAGGTGCTCCCGAGCGGGTTGCCGAGGACATGATGCGGGCGGTCGGGCGGATCTAG
- a CDS encoding 3-methyl-2-oxobutanoate hydroxymethyltransferase: MSAQPHPIPLPRITFARLADQKAKRQPIAMATAYDHPSAQIAQAVGIDLVVVGTLPR; the protein is encoded by the coding sequence GTGAGCGCGCAGCCGCATCCGATTCCGCTGCCACGGATAACGTTCGCGCGTCTGGCGGATCAGAAGGCGAAGCGCCAGCCGATCGCGATGGCCACCGCGTACGACCATCCCAGTGCGCAGATCGCCCAAGCCGTCGGCATCGATCTGGTGGTGGTGGGGACTCTGCCGCGATGA
- a CDS encoding single-stranded DNA-binding protein, translating to MTLHTQQSISGFIASEPQQSVTANGDTRLYVRIGQPHFRRNEDGTFTELEPSFHDMVAYRATAERALTRVAKGDSFIAEGYTRTFPIERDGEVVEAEEFVAKKLGHDLARTNYDVDRTRRPATPAREALGHQMPTAEPVRASVNTLGL from the coding sequence ATGACTCTTCACACCCAACAGTCGATCTCCGGCTTCATCGCCTCGGAACCGCAGCAGTCCGTCACGGCGAACGGCGACACTCGCCTTTACGTGCGAATCGGCCAGCCGCACTTCCGCCGCAACGAAGACGGCACGTTCACCGAGCTCGAACCGAGCTTCCACGACATGGTCGCCTACCGCGCCACCGCCGAACGCGCACTCACTCGCGTCGCCAAGGGTGACAGCTTCATCGCGGAAGGCTACACACGCACCTTCCCGATCGAACGCGACGGCGAAGTCGTCGAAGCAGAAGAGTTCGTCGCCAAGAAGCTCGGCCACGACCTCGCGCGCACCAACTACGACGTCGATCGCACGCGGCGACCAGCAACACCGGCGCGAGAAGCCCTTGGACATCAGATGCCGACCGCCGAACCCGTTCGAGCCAGCGTGAACACACTCGGGCTCTAA